TGCCGGACCGCGCGGCTAACGTGGGCGCAATGGCGCGGGTAAGCGTGGTGGGCCGCGTGAACGCGGACACGCCATTCGTCGTCGGTTCCATCCCGCGCCCGGGCGAAATGGCGCTGTCGTCGTCGGTGATCGAGGCGCCCGGCGGCAACGGCGGCAACCAGGCGGTGGCCGCCGCACGTGCGGGTGCGCGGGTGGATTTCGTGGGCGCGCTGGGCCCCAGTGCCATTGCTCGAGTTCGTCCTCGTTCACGATCACCACGTCGCTCAGGGCCGCCGGCGCGGCCAGCGACTCCTGGCCTCGGCCGGCAGGCGATGCGTTGGTCGCCACGACGGCCCCGGTCGAACGCACTTCCCCCCGCCGCCGCCAAC
This genomic window from Mycobacterium saskatchewanense contains:
- a CDS encoding PfkB family carbohydrate kinase codes for the protein MQSDEADDEPEMESSLPDRAANVGAMARVSVVGRVNADTPFVVGSIPRPGEMALSSSVIEAPGGNGGNQAVAAARAGARVDFVGALGPSAIARVRPRSRSPRRSGPPARPATPGLGRQAMRWSPRRPRSNALPPAAANAVVTGISKCQQHITLGQGRPRVRRVERKPAIGARRDHDGVVAGGIHHDDGRAARSGQQVSPQSFGGGV